In the Oryza glaberrima chromosome 6, OglaRS2, whole genome shotgun sequence genome, one interval contains:
- the LOC127776740 gene encoding serine/threonine-protein kinase RIPK-like produces the protein MARGLFACFGRGGEEAEEEAGKRPALRRRRTVNLRSLSLEDLSRTLAKTNLHAFTLDELKAATKNFSTSNFLGEGGFGPVYKGFVDGELRPGALESQHVAVKYLDSDGVQGHREWLAEVVYLGMLSHPHLVKLVGFCNQDDHRMLVYEYMPRGSLENHLFKNLLASLPWSTRLKIAVGAAKGLAFLHEAETPVIYRDFKASNILLDKDYTAKLSDFGLAKEGPQGDATHVTTRVMGTHGYAAPEYILTGHLTARSDVYSFGVVLLELLTGRRSVDKRRRGREQNLVDWARPYLRRADRLHRIMDPSLELQYSARAAHAAAKVAHQCLQSVPKSRPCMRDVVDALEPLLAVDDDVPMGPFVFTVGGEEAAAAAAGSSAAGDAGDDEPARGSRRGKKHVTSAVHAESPLRDGRYASRVKRPESPPSVI, from the exons ATGGCGAGGGGGCTGTTTGCGTGctttgggaggggaggggaggaggcggaggaggaagcaggGAAGAGgccggcgctgcggcggcggaggacggtgAACCTCCGGTCGCTGTCGCTGGAGGACCTGTCGCGGACGCTGGCGAAGACGAACCTGCACGCCTTCACCCTGGACGAGCTCAAGGCGGCGACCAAGAACTTCTCCACCAGCAACTTCCTCGGCGAGGGCGGGTTCGGGCCGGTATACAAGGGcttcgtcgacggcgagctccgCCCCGGCGCCCTCGAGTCGCAGCACGTCGCCGTCAAGTACCTCGACAGCGACGGCGTCCAGGGCCACCGCGAGTGGCTG GCTGAGGTGGTGTATCTGGGGATGCTGAGCCATCCTCATCTGGTGAAGCTGGTAGGATTCTGCAACCAAGATGATCACAGGATGCTGGTGTACGAGTACATGCCAAGAGGCAGCCTCGAGAACCACCTGTTCAAGA ATCTTCTTGCTTCGTTGCCATGGTCGACGCGGCTGAAGATCGCCGTCGGCGCGGCGAAGGGGCTCGCCTTCTTGCACGAGGCCGAGACGCCGGTGATCTACCGCGATTTCAAGGCCTCCAACATTCTTCTCGACAAG GATTACACGGCGAAGCTGTCGGACTTTGGGCTGGCGAAGGAGGGGCCGCAGGGGGACGCGACGCACGTGACGACGCGGGTGATGGGCACGCACGGGTACGCGGCGCCGGAGTACATCCTGACGGGCCACCTGACGGCGAggagcgacgtgtacagcttcggcgtcgtgCTGCTGGAGCTGCtcaccggccgccgctccgtcgacaagcggcggcgcggccgggagCAGAACCTCGTGGACTGGGCGCGCCCCTACCTCCGTCGCGCCGACCGGCTGCACCGCATCATGGACCCCAGCCTCGAGCTGCAGTACTCGGCGcgcgccgcgcacgccgccgcgaaGGTGGCGCACCAGTGCCTGCAGAGCGTGCCCAAGTCGCGCCCCTGCATGCGCGACGTCGTCGACGCGCTCGagccgctgctcgccgtcgacgacgacgtgccCATGGGCCCGTTCGTGTTcacggtcggcggcgaggaggcggcggcggcggcggccgggagtagcgccgccggcgacgccggcgacgacgagccggcgaggGGGAGCCGGCGGGGCAAGAAGCACGTCACGTCGGCCGTGCACGCGGAGAGCCCGCTGCGCGACGGCCGGTACGCGAGCAGGGTGAAACGACCGGAGAGCCCACCGAGTGTGATCTGA